In Raphanus sativus cultivar WK10039 chromosome 5, ASM80110v3, whole genome shotgun sequence, the following proteins share a genomic window:
- the LOC108805293 gene encoding peroxisome biogenesis protein 22-like, with the protein MSESSSSSPTEEIVRLIKRLSAYVTFKMSSLLSTSLRNLDSRSVGAIAGLAIAVIFTWRALRTTGEPQRRQPKPRMQPPETSHSNLPSNPADEDNAVQDVVDHFFQPVKPTLGQIVRQKLSEGRKVTCRLLGVILEESSPEELQKQATVRSSVLEVLLEITKYSDLYLMERVVDDESEAKVLQALETAGVFTSGGLVKDKVLFCSTEMGRTSFVRQLEPDWHIDTNPEISTQLARFIKYQLHVSETKPERTAPNVFCSQSIEQFFGSA; encoded by the exons ATGTCGGAATCGTCTTCTTCGTCGCCTACGGAAGAGATCGTTCGATTAATCAAACGATTAAGCGCTTACGTCACTTTCAAGATGTCTAGCCTCTTGTCTACATCTCTTCGCAATCTG GATTCAAGATCTGTTGGTGCAATCGCTGGGCTTGCAATAGCTGTGATATTCACATGGAGGGCGTTGAGAACAACAGGGGAACCTCAAAGAAGGCAGCCAAAACCCAGGATGCAGCCACCTGAAACCTCTCACTCTAATCTACCTTCGAACCCAGCTGATGAGGATAACGCAGTGCAAGATGTCGTTGATCACTTCTTTCAGCCTGTCAAA cctACACTGGGGCAGATCGTTAGGCAGAAGCTTAGTGAAGGCAGGAAG GTAACATGCCGTCTTCTTGGAGTCATTCTTGAGGAATCAAGTCCAGAAGAGCTCCAA AAACAAGCAACAGTGAGGTCATCTGTCCTGGAAGTTCTTCTAGAGATTACAAAGTATTCTGATTTGTATCTCATGGAAAGAGTTGTTGACGACGAAAGCGAA GCCAAAGTTCTACAGGCTTTAGAGACTGCAGGCGTTTTCACATCTGGTGGTTTGGTCAAAGATAAG GTCCTATTTTGTAGTACAGAGATGGGAAGAACTTCGTTTGTTAGACAACTAGAACCTGATTGGCATATCGACACAAACCCAGAAATCAGCACACAACTAGCT AGGTTCATAAAATATCAGCTTCACGTCTCTGAGACGAAACCAGAACGAACGGCTCCCAACGTTTTCTGCTCACAGTCAATAGAACAGTTCTTTGGAAGTGCTTAA
- the LOC108859821 gene encoding cyclin-U1-1, with the protein MLASTGDDEPDLVVGQDLPTEAATPRVLTIISHVMEKLVARNEWLAKQTKGFGKSLEAFHGVRAPSISIGKYLERIYKYTKCSPSCFVVGYAYIDRLAHKHPGSLVLSLNVHRLLVTCVMIASKMLDDVHYNNEFYARVGGVSNADLNRMELELLFLLDFRVTVSFRAFESYCFHLEKEMLLNGHTSSLQDNGPVQETLSDASSLASLYV; encoded by the exons ATGCTAGCCTCAACCGGGGACGATGAACCGGACCTGGTCGTGGGACAAGATCTACCAACGGAGGCCGCCACTCCAAGGGTGCTGACTATAATCTCCCACGTGATGGAGAAGCTAGTCGCTCGGAATGAGTGGTTAGCTAAGCAAACTAAGGGATTCGGGAAGAGTTTGGAGGCGTTTCACGGCGTAAGAGCGCCTAGCATAAGTATAGGCAAGTACCTTGAGAGGATATATAAGTACACAAAATGTAGCCCGTCGTGTTTCGTGGTCGGGTATGCGTACATAGACCGGTTGGCTCATAAGCATCCTGGTTCTCTGGTTCTCTCCTTGAATGTTCATAGACTTCTTGTCACTTGTGTCATGATTGCTTCCAAGATGCTAGACGACGT GCACTACAACAACGAATTCTATGCACGGGTGGGAGGTGTGAGCAATGCAGACTTGAACCGAATGGAGTTGGAACTTCTGTTCCTCCTTGACTTCAGAGTTACAGTGAGTTTTAGAGCTTTCGAGAGCTATTGCTTTCACCTTGAGAAAGAGATGCTATTAAATGGCCATACTTCTTCTCTCCAAGATAATGGACCAGTGCAAGAAACTCTATCAGATGCATCTTCTTTGGCATCTTTATATGTTTAG
- the LOC130512545 gene encoding putative cysteine-rich repeat secretory protein 17 has protein sequence MYSSSSVSRHLILIYIFAIQLLLINSELSVNTTNEYLSHTCLVSQGKYKTGSEYEKRLKSIMKMFYKNSIIGYDFFGDSTFTAVLQCRGDSYGPKCHDCFVTALAALRRRCPWYKGRIIWYDQCLLSMDSKYSIGQIDYDNNFCISNAKKVVDNGVPLGFIKVWNILVDDLTELATTGDNSTLYSVGEKRYKGEMVYGMVQCARDLSQKACKECVWYKTFHFHHCVDNFRGARVVGRSCTFRLEFYPFITKSVRNI, from the exons ATGTACTCTTCATCGTCTGTATCAAGACACCTCATTTTGATCTATATCTTTGCCATACAACTACTCCTTATAAACAGCGAATTGTCCGTAAACACAACCAATGAGTATCTCAGCCACACATGTTTGGTTAGTCAGGGAAAATACAAGACGGGAAGTGAGTACGAGAAACGTTTAAAAAGTATCATGAAAATGTTCTATAAAAACAGTATTATAGGTTACGACTTTTTTGGCGATTCTACTTTTACCGCTGTCCTCCAGTGCCGCGGCGACTCTTACGGGCCCAAGTGCCACGACTGCTTTGTCACCGCCCTCGCTGCG CTTCGTAGGAGATGTCCGTGGTACAAGGGGAGAATAATATGGTATGACCAATGTCTTCTCTCGATGGATTCCAAATATTCTATTGGGCAGATCGATTACGACAATAACTTTTGTATTTCCAACGCGAAGAAGGTGGTAGACAATGGAGTCCCCCTCGGATTTATAAAAGTTTGGAATATTCTCGTTGACGATCTGACGGAATTAGCCACCACTGGAGATAATTCTACATTGTACTCTGTGGGGGAGAAGCGGTACAAGGGTGAGATGGTATACGGAATGGTGCAGTGTGCGAGAGACTTATCGCAAAAAGCTTGTAAGGAGTGTGTGTGGTATAAAACCTTTCATTTTCACCATTGCGTGGATAATTTTCGAGGAGCGAGGGTTGTAGGTAGGAGCTGTACTTTTAGGCTTGAATTTTACCCTTTTATTACCAAGTCGGTCCGTAATATTTAA
- the LOC108858169 gene encoding putative cysteine-rich repeat secretory protein 17, whose translation MYSSSSVSKCVILIHVFAMQLLLINSELPLNTTNAYLNHKCVVSQGKYKPGSKYEKQLKLTIKNFYSSSENKEGLDLLGGDGFSAILQCRGDSYGRKCRDCYATAVAALHRKCPWYKAKIIWYDQCLLSFDTKYSTGMIDYDNNFCMSNAKKLGGDKLSFMRTWNTFMDNLMALATHADNDTTYPPLYSVGKTRFNGDTMYGMVQCTKDIPPKACKECLVFYSIHFQDCLNDKRGARFMSRSCTFRFEFYPFIAKQVRNILRVK comes from the exons ATGTACTCTTCATCGTCTGTATCAAAATGCGTCATTTTGATCCATGTCTTCGCCATGCAACTTCTCCTTATAAACAGCGAATTGCCCTTAAACACGACCAATGCGTATCTCAACCACAAATGCGTGGTTAGTCAAGGAAAGTACAAGCCTGGAAGTAAGTACGAGAAACAGTTAAAATTGACCATCAAAAATTTTTATTCTAGCAGTGAAAATAAAGAAGGTTTAGACCTTTTAGGCGGTGACGGTTTTTCCGCTATCCTCCAGTGCCGCGGCGACTCCTACGGGCGCAAGTGCCGCGACTGCTATGCCACCGCCGTCGCTGCG CTTCATAGGAAATGTCCGTGGTACAAGGCGAAAATAATATGGTATGACCAATGTCTTCTCTCGTTTGATACAAAATATTCTACTGGGATGATCGACTACGACAATAATTTTTGTATGTCAAACGCTAAGAAGTTGGGAGGAGATAAACTCTCGTTTATGAGGACTTGGAATACTTTCATGGACAATCTGATGGCTTTAGCCACGCATGCTGATAATGACACAACATATCCACCATTGTACTCTGTGGGGAAGACGAGGTTCAACGGTGATACGATGTATGGAATGGTGCAGTGTACAAAAGACATACCCCCTAAAGCTTGTAAGGAGTGTCTGGTGTTTTATAGCATTCATTTTCAAGATTGCTTGAATGATAAACGAGGAGCGAGATTTATGAGTAGAAGCTGTACTTTTAGGTTTGAGTTTTACCCTTTTATTGCCAAGCAGGTCAGGAATATTTTAAgagtcaaataa
- the LOC108856988 gene encoding sterol 3-beta-glucosyltransferase UGT80B1 isoform X1 has protein sequence MASNEVTHPLQELNDGIISWKDDEETSGGGSSDWPRGLDHCTTAPVGLYGDMLIDDNEIKYSRSLTGKASPVSSHNSKLDRLSERDKQKLIVELVRIQNDGTVEVDINRGTPVSEELLEFQPTKEQSTITYDKSLAESFRSIPRLKIVMLVVGTRGDVQPFLAIAKRLQEFGHRVRLATHANFSSFVRSAGVEFYPLGGDPRELAGYMARNKGLIPSGPGEIAKQRKQLKAIIESLLPACTEPDMQTGASFRAQAIIANPPAYGHVHVAEALGVPIHIFFTMPWTPTHEFPHPLARVPQTAAYWLSYIIVDLMVWWSIRTYINDFRKRKLDLAPIAYFSTYHGSISHLPTAYMWSPHVVPKPSDWGPLVDVVGYCFMNLGSKYKPREEFIHWIERGSPPIYIGFGSMPLDDPKKTMDIILETLRDTEQRGIVDRGWGGLGNLADVPENVFLLEDCPHDWLFPQCSAVIHHGGAGTTATGLKAGCPTTIVPFFGDQFFWGDRVCEKGLGPAPIPIAQLNVENLCSAIRFMLQPEVKSRVMELAKVLENEDGVAAAVDAFHKHLPPELPLPESAPEKKDEDDQPDLLQRFFIQIGRKCCLPCGGV, from the exons ATGGCGAGTAATGAAGTTACTCATCCATTGCAAGAATTAAACGATGGGATCATTTCTTGGAAGGATGATGAGGAAACATCTGGTGGTGGTTCTTCTGATTGGCCTAGGG GACTGGACCACTGCACCACTGCACCTGTTGGTCTCTATGGAGACATGCTAATCGATGACAACGAGATTAAGTATTCTCGTTCTTTGACTGGGAAAGCCTCTCCTGTTAGTAGTCATAATTCCAAGTTAGATAGATTATCAGAGCGTGACAAG CAAAAACTCATTGTTGAGCTAGTCAGAATACAAAATGACGGGACAGTGGAAGTTGATATAAATAGAGGAACTCCAGTATCGGAGGAGCTATTGGAGTTTCAGCCAACCAAAGAGCAGTCCACTATCACATATGACAAGTCCTTGGCAGAATCCTTCAGATCCATTCCAAGGTTGAAAATTGTTATGCTTGTGGTTGGAACTCGAGGCGATGTGCAGCCTTTTCTAGCCATTGCAAAGCGCCTCCAG GAATTTGGTCATCGTGTTAGGTTGGCAACTCATGCAAATTTCTCCTCTTTTGTACGGTCTGCTGGAGTAGAGTTCTATCCCTTGGGTGGTGATCCCCGAGAGTTAGCTGGGT ATATGGCGAGAAATAAAGGTCTTATTCCTTCTGGGCCTGGAGAAATCGCAAAGCAGAGAAAACAACTCAAGGCTATCATAGAGTCTCTTCTTCCGGCATGCACAGAGCCTGATATGCAAACTGGTGCCTCTTTCAGAGCTCAAGCAATAATTGCAAACCCTCCTGCatatg GACATGTGCATGTTGCTGAAGCTCTTGGAGTAccaattcatatttttttcacaATGCCTTGGAC GCCAACCCATGAATTTCCCCACCCTTTGGCCCGTGTTCCCCAAACTGCTGCGTATTGG CTATCATATATAATTGTTGATCTGATGGTGTGGTGGAGCATAAGGACATACATAAATGATTTTAGGAAGAGGAAGCTAGATCTTGCACCTATCGCTTATTTCAGTACATACCATGGCTCAATTTCTCACTTGCCTACTGCTTACATGTGGAGTCCCCACGTTGTGCCAAAACCAAGTG ACTGGGGTCCTTTAGTAGATGTTGTTGGGTATTGTTTCATGAACCTTGGATCAAAGTACAAACCTCGGGAAGAGTTTATCCACTGGATAGAAAGAGGATCACCACCAATATATATTGGTTTTGGAAGCATG CCTCTTGATGATCCCAAAAAGACAATGGACATTATACTGGAAACATTGAGAGATACAGAACAAAGAGGGATAGTTGATCGAGGTTGGGGTGGCCTTGGAAACC TTGCTGATGTTCCTGAAAATGTATTCCTCTTAGAGGACTGTCCTCACGATTGGTTGTTTCCTCAATGTTCAGCTGTG ATTCATCATGGCGGTGCTGGAACCACAGCGACTGGACTGAAAGCTGGG TGTCCAACAACAATTGTACCGTTCTTCGGGGATCAGTTCTTCTGGGGTGACAGGGTCTGTGAGAAGGGGCTTGGGCCTGCGCCAATACCGATAGCTCAGCTCAATGTTGAGAACCTCTGTAGTGCCATAAGATTTATGCTTCAACCAGAG GTGAAATCACGAGTGATGGAGCTAGCGAAAGTACTGGAGAACGAGGATGGTGTAGCTGCAGCAGTTGATGCATTCCATAAGCATTTGCCACCGGAGCTACCACTGCCCGAGTCCGCACCTGAGAAAAAGGATGAAGATGATCAACCAGACCTGTTACAGCGGTTCTTCATCCAGATTGGCAGAAAGTGTTGCCTTCCATGTGGGGGCGTGTGA
- the LOC108856988 gene encoding sterol 3-beta-glucosyltransferase UGT80B1 isoform X2 — MASNEVTHPLQELNDGIISWKDDEETSGGGSSDWPRGLDHCTTAPVGLYGDMLIDDNEIKYSRSLTGKASPVSSHNSKLDRLSERDKQKLIVELVRIQNDGTVEVDINRGTPVSEELLEFQPTKEQSTITYDKSLAESFRSIPRLKIVMLVVGTRGDVQPFLAIAKRLQEFGHRVRLATHANFSSFVRSAGVEFYPLGGDPRELAGYMARNKGLIPSGPGEIAKQRKQLKAIIESLLPACTEPDMQTGASFRAQAIIANPPAYGHVHVAEALGVPIHIFFTMPWTPTHEFPHPLARVPQTAAYWLSYIIVDLMVWWSIRTYINDFRKRKLDLAPIAYFSTYHGSISHLPTAYMWSPHVVPKPSDWGPLVDVVGYCFMNLGSKYKPREEFIHWIERGSPPIYIGFGSMPLDDPKKTMDIILETLRDTEQRGIVDRGWGGLGNLADVPENVFLLEDCPHDWLFPQCSAVIHHGGAGTTATGLKAGVKRYTHHQSVLCVQQQLYRSSGISSSGVTGSVRRGLGLRQYR, encoded by the exons ATGGCGAGTAATGAAGTTACTCATCCATTGCAAGAATTAAACGATGGGATCATTTCTTGGAAGGATGATGAGGAAACATCTGGTGGTGGTTCTTCTGATTGGCCTAGGG GACTGGACCACTGCACCACTGCACCTGTTGGTCTCTATGGAGACATGCTAATCGATGACAACGAGATTAAGTATTCTCGTTCTTTGACTGGGAAAGCCTCTCCTGTTAGTAGTCATAATTCCAAGTTAGATAGATTATCAGAGCGTGACAAG CAAAAACTCATTGTTGAGCTAGTCAGAATACAAAATGACGGGACAGTGGAAGTTGATATAAATAGAGGAACTCCAGTATCGGAGGAGCTATTGGAGTTTCAGCCAACCAAAGAGCAGTCCACTATCACATATGACAAGTCCTTGGCAGAATCCTTCAGATCCATTCCAAGGTTGAAAATTGTTATGCTTGTGGTTGGAACTCGAGGCGATGTGCAGCCTTTTCTAGCCATTGCAAAGCGCCTCCAG GAATTTGGTCATCGTGTTAGGTTGGCAACTCATGCAAATTTCTCCTCTTTTGTACGGTCTGCTGGAGTAGAGTTCTATCCCTTGGGTGGTGATCCCCGAGAGTTAGCTGGGT ATATGGCGAGAAATAAAGGTCTTATTCCTTCTGGGCCTGGAGAAATCGCAAAGCAGAGAAAACAACTCAAGGCTATCATAGAGTCTCTTCTTCCGGCATGCACAGAGCCTGATATGCAAACTGGTGCCTCTTTCAGAGCTCAAGCAATAATTGCAAACCCTCCTGCatatg GACATGTGCATGTTGCTGAAGCTCTTGGAGTAccaattcatatttttttcacaATGCCTTGGAC GCCAACCCATGAATTTCCCCACCCTTTGGCCCGTGTTCCCCAAACTGCTGCGTATTGG CTATCATATATAATTGTTGATCTGATGGTGTGGTGGAGCATAAGGACATACATAAATGATTTTAGGAAGAGGAAGCTAGATCTTGCACCTATCGCTTATTTCAGTACATACCATGGCTCAATTTCTCACTTGCCTACTGCTTACATGTGGAGTCCCCACGTTGTGCCAAAACCAAGTG ACTGGGGTCCTTTAGTAGATGTTGTTGGGTATTGTTTCATGAACCTTGGATCAAAGTACAAACCTCGGGAAGAGTTTATCCACTGGATAGAAAGAGGATCACCACCAATATATATTGGTTTTGGAAGCATG CCTCTTGATGATCCCAAAAAGACAATGGACATTATACTGGAAACATTGAGAGATACAGAACAAAGAGGGATAGTTGATCGAGGTTGGGGTGGCCTTGGAAACC TTGCTGATGTTCCTGAAAATGTATTCCTCTTAGAGGACTGTCCTCACGATTGGTTGTTTCCTCAATGTTCAGCTGTG ATTCATCATGGCGGTGCTGGAACCACAGCGACTGGACTGAAAGCTGGGGTAAAACGTTATACTCATCACCAAAGTGTCCTGTG TGTCCAACAACAATTGTACCGTTCTTCGGGGATCAGTTCTTCTGGGGTGACAGGGTCTGTGAGAAGGGGCTTGGGCCTGCGCCAATACCGATAG
- the LOC108831599 gene encoding putative cysteine-rich repeat secretory protein 17, translating to MYSSSSVSKRLILIHVLAIQLLFISSKLSLNTTNAYLNLKCLDSQGKYKPGSDYQELLKKVIKMFYKNSNDKPGFALLGSDDLSAILQCRGDSYGPKCRDCFATSMAVLRKRCPWYRGRIVWYDQCLLSFSSTYATGKIDYDNIFCMSNAKKLGDKLGFASVWNTLMDNLTTLALSQVNYTQPTALYSVGETRFKGDTIYGMVQCTKDISPQACEECLVFNRLHFQDCLNDKRGARFVGTSCTFRFEFYPFINKPVEYLKS from the exons ATGTACTCTTCATCATCTGTATCAAAACGCCTCATTTTGATTCATGTCTTAGCCATACAACTTCTCTTTATAAGCAGCAAATTGTCCTTAAACACTACAAATGCGTATCTCAACCTCAAATGCTTGGATAGTCAAGGAAAATACAAGCCGGGAAGCGATTACCAGGAACTTTTAAAAAAAGTCATAAAAATGTTCTATAAAAACAGTAACGATAAACCAGGTTTCGCTCTGCTCGGCTCTGATGACTTATCCGCTATCCTTCAGTGCCGTGGCGATTCCTATGGCCCCAAATGCCGCGACTGCTTTGCCACCTCCATGGCTGTG CTTCGTAAGAGATGTCCGTGGTATAGGGGGAGAATAGTATGGTATGACCAATGTCTTCTGTCGTTTTCGTCCACATATGCTACTGGAAAGATCGATTACGACAATATCTTTTGTATGTCCAACGCAAAGAAGTTGGGAGATAAACTCGGGTTTGCAAGTGTTTGGAATACTCTCATGGACAATCTGACGACGTTAGCCCTCAGTCAAGTTAACTACACTCAGCCAACAGCATTATACTCTGTGGGGGAGACTCGGTTCAAGGGTGATACAATTTATGGAATGGTGCAGTGTACCAAAGACATATCACCACAAGCTTGTGAAGAGTGTTTGGTTTTCAATAGGTTGCATTTTCAAGATTGCTTGAATGATAAACGAGGAGCGAGATTTGTGGGTACGAGCTGTACTTTTAGGTTTGAGTTTTATCCTTTTATTAACAAGCCGGTCGAgtatttaaaaagttaa
- the LOC108831598 gene encoding putative cysteine-rich repeat secretory protein 17, with product MYSASSVIKRLILIHVFAIQLLPTNSDLSLNTTNEYLNHKCLVNQGKYKPGSEYEDRLKRTIKMIYSGSNKGYDGIGDPTFSAILQCRGDSYGPKCHDCFATALSALGRRCPWYKGRIIWYDQCLLAISTFNTIGKIDYDNNFCMSNAKKVGGDIGSFIIAWNNLIQDLTTFATSGDNYTLYSVGETRYKGDMLYGMVQCTKGLSPKACEECVSFNSLHFQDCLNTRRGGRVVGLSCNFRLEFYPFIAEPVRNI from the exons ATGTACTCAGCATCGTCTGTAATAAAACGCCTCATTTTGATCCACGTATTTGCCATACAACTACTTCCGACAAACAGCGACTTGTCCTTAAACACGACCAATGAGTATCTCAACCACAAATGCTTGGTTAATCAAGGAAAATACAAGCCGGGAAGTGAGTACGAGGACCGTTTAAAAAGAACCATCAAAATGATCTATTCAGGCAGTAACAAAGGTTATGACGGGATCGGCGATCCCACTTTTTCCGCTATCCTCCAGTGCCGCGGCGACTCCTACGGGCCCAAGTGCCATGACTGCTTTGCCACTGCACTCTCTGCG CTTGGTAGGCGATGTCCTTGGTACAAGGGGAGGATAATATGGTATGATCAGTGTCTTCTCGCGATTTCAACCTTCAATACTATTGGGAAGATCGATTACGACAATAACTTTTGTATGTCCAACGCGAAGAAGGTGGGAGGAGATATAGGCTCGTTTATAATTGCTTGGAATAATCTTATTCAAGATCTGACGACTTTTGCCACCAGTGGAGATAATTACACACTGTACTCTGTGGGAGAGACTCGGTACAAGGGTGATATGCTGTATGGAATGGTGCAGTGTACGAAAGGCTTATCGCCAAAAGCTTGTGAGGAGTGTGTGTCGTTTAATAGCTTGCATTTTCAAGATTGCCTGAATACTAGACGAGGAGGGAGAGTTGTAGGTTTGAGCTGTAATTTTAGGCTTGAGTTTTACCCGTTTATTGCCGAGCCCGTCCGGAATATTTAA